From Streptomyces yatensis, one genomic window encodes:
- a CDS encoding NAD(P)-dependent alcohol dehydrogenase, translating to MNDATAAILHGPKDVRIERRPIPQPAVGEVLVEIGAVGLCGSDLHYYAHGENGPTVLRSPTALGHEAAGTVVAGDGPLPAGTRVAIEPAIPCGRCRACRAGRYNQCPRGRCFGSPPTDGALTGRLTVPAEFAHPLPGGFPLTSGALIEPLAVALHAVRRGKVAAGDRVLITGAGPIGLLVLQAARAVGAGETVVTDVNPGRLAHARRLGADRALDTSREPLPHDPVFDIALDCSGIESALAAAAHAVRPGGTVVAVGNPPRPRTTLPLAWMQRQELTLVTAFRYAGEFPAAVSLAATGRIDLESLITARFPLERTADALETALSDPAQLKVVIEP from the coding sequence ATGAACGACGCCACCGCCGCGATCCTGCACGGCCCGAAAGACGTGCGCATCGAACGGCGCCCGATACCCCAACCCGCCGTCGGCGAGGTCCTCGTGGAGATCGGCGCGGTGGGGCTGTGCGGCTCCGACCTGCACTACTACGCCCACGGCGAGAACGGCCCCACTGTGCTCCGCTCCCCCACCGCGCTCGGCCACGAGGCGGCCGGAACGGTCGTGGCGGGCGACGGCCCCCTGCCCGCGGGCACCCGGGTCGCGATCGAGCCCGCCATCCCGTGCGGACGCTGCCGCGCCTGCCGCGCGGGCCGCTACAACCAGTGCCCCCGCGGCCGCTGCTTCGGCTCCCCGCCCACCGACGGCGCCCTGACCGGGCGGCTGACCGTGCCCGCGGAGTTCGCCCACCCGCTCCCGGGCGGCTTCCCCCTCACCTCCGGGGCGCTCATCGAACCCCTGGCGGTCGCCCTGCACGCGGTGCGCCGCGGCAAGGTGGCGGCCGGGGACCGGGTGCTGATCACCGGCGCCGGGCCGATCGGCCTGCTGGTCCTCCAGGCCGCCCGCGCCGTGGGGGCGGGCGAGACCGTGGTCACCGACGTCAACCCCGGCCGGCTGGCCCACGCCCGCCGCCTGGGCGCCGACCGCGCCCTGGACACCTCCCGTGAACCCCTCCCCCACGATCCGGTGTTCGACATCGCGCTCGACTGCTCCGGCATCGAGTCCGCCCTGGCCGCTGCCGCGCACGCGGTACGCCCCGGCGGCACCGTGGTCGCCGTCGGCAACCCGCCCCGGCCTCGCACCACACTGCCGCTGGCCTGGATGCAGCGCCAGGAGCTCACCCTGGTCACCGCCTTCCGCTACGCCGGGGAGTTCCCCGCGGCGGTGTCCCTGGCCGCCACCGGACGGATCGACCTGGAGTCGCTGATCACCGCCCGCTTCCCCCTCGAACGCACGGCGGACGCCCTGGAGACGGCGCTCTCCGACCCCGCACAGCTGAAGGTCGTCATCGAGCCCTGA
- a CDS encoding metallophosphoesterase family protein, protein MRLLLMSDTHLPRRAKALPGELLERLPHADVVIHAGDWVDLATLDLLQERARRLIGVYGNNDGPELRARLPEVARAELAGVRLGVVHETGAARGRERRCAERFPDLDVLVFGHSHIPWDSTAEGPRGPLRLLNPGSPTDRRRQPYCTYLTAAIEAGRLTAVELHRLPPRR, encoded by the coding sequence GTGCGCCTTCTGCTGATGTCCGACACCCATCTCCCCCGGCGCGCCAAGGCGCTCCCCGGGGAGCTGCTGGAGCGGCTGCCGCACGCCGATGTGGTGATCCACGCGGGTGACTGGGTCGACCTCGCCACTCTCGATCTGCTCCAGGAGCGAGCGCGCCGGCTGATCGGGGTGTACGGCAACAACGACGGGCCCGAGCTGCGGGCGCGGCTGCCGGAGGTGGCCCGGGCCGAGCTGGCGGGGGTGCGGCTGGGCGTGGTGCACGAGACCGGGGCGGCGCGGGGGCGCGAGCGGCGCTGCGCCGAGCGGTTCCCGGACCTCGATGTGCTGGTGTTCGGCCACAGCCATATCCCGTGGGACTCCACGGCCGAGGGGCCGCGGGGGCCGCTGCGGCTGCTCAACCCGGGCTCCCCCACCGACCGGCGCCGGCAGCCGTACTGTACGTATCTGACGGCCGCGATCGAGGCCGGGCGGCTGACCGCCGTGGAGCTGCACCGGCTGCCGCCCCGCCGCTGA
- a CDS encoding GntR family transcriptional regulator: protein MGELKHRSLATVQHRLRDQVAHQLRAALIAGELRPGTVYSAPGLAADFGVSATPVREAMLDLAREGLVEPVRNKGFRITEVSERDLDQYTEIRALIEVPVVGRVTRTATRAQLEALRPIALEIVDAAAAHDLVGYLEADRRFHLELLGLNGNDRLVETVSDLRKRSRLYGLTWLDEHDQLLPSAEEHVELLDVMLAGDVEAAEACMTRHLGHVRSLWAQGRGEAARVP, encoded by the coding sequence ATGGGTGAACTCAAGCATCGGAGCCTGGCCACCGTTCAGCACCGGCTGCGCGACCAGGTCGCCCATCAGCTGCGTGCGGCCCTGATAGCCGGTGAACTCCGGCCGGGCACGGTCTACTCGGCGCCCGGTCTGGCCGCGGACTTCGGGGTCTCGGCCACACCGGTGCGGGAGGCCATGCTCGACCTGGCCCGCGAGGGTCTGGTCGAGCCGGTGCGCAACAAGGGCTTCCGGATCACCGAGGTGAGCGAGCGCGATCTCGACCAGTACACCGAGATCCGGGCGCTGATCGAGGTCCCGGTCGTCGGCCGGGTCACCCGCACCGCGACCCGCGCCCAGCTCGAAGCGCTCCGCCCGATCGCCCTGGAGATCGTCGACGCGGCCGCCGCGCATGACCTCGTCGGCTACCTGGAGGCCGACCGCCGCTTCCATCTCGAACTGCTGGGCCTCAATGGCAATGACCGTCTCGTCGAGACGGTGAGCGACCTGCGCAAGCGCTCCCGTCTCTACGGCCTGACCTGGCTCGACGAACACGACCAGCTGCTGCCGTCCGCCGAGGAGCACGTGGAACTGCTCGATGTGATGCTGGCCGGGGACGTCGAGGCGGCGGAGGCCTGCATGACCCGCCACCTCGGCCATGTCCGCTCCCTGTGGGCCCAGGGCCGCGGGGAGGCGGCGCGAGTGCCCTGA
- a CDS encoding aminopeptidase P family protein, producing the protein MTARAAQLHTGSHDLPVSDALARSMADGWAPTPPAGDSRVPGFERLTGRRARLTARFPGERLLIPAGELKVRSNDCDHRFRPHSAYAWLTGLTGEDQPGHVLVLEPDGEPVLYLRPRAPRDEGGEFYRDRKYGEFWVGRRPDLAEAERLTGLRCAHLDGLARLGPGRDATRDPELAAALSELRLVKDPWEVAQLQQAVDHTTTGFEDVVRALPSALRHPRGERWIEGVFQLRARAEGNGTGYETIAAAGAHACVLHWTRNDGPLDPRQLLLLDAGVETDALYTADITRTLPLSGRFSPVQRRVYELVLAAQDAGIAALKPGASFRDFHRACSTVLAEGLADWGVLRIPAAQALTAESGLHRRYTLCGSGHMLGLDVHDCARARAEQYLDGVLEEGQVLTVEPGLYLQPDDTTLPLELRGIGVRIEDDLVITADGARLMSTALPRTADAVEEWMDRLLTPSG; encoded by the coding sequence GTGACCGCACGTGCCGCCCAACTCCACACCGGCAGCCATGATTTGCCCGTATCGGACGCCCTCGCCCGCTCGATGGCCGACGGCTGGGCCCCCACCCCACCCGCCGGTGACTCCCGCGTCCCCGGCTTCGAGCGGCTCACCGGCCGCCGGGCCCGGCTCACCGCCCGCTTCCCCGGCGAGCGGCTGCTCATCCCGGCCGGCGAGCTGAAGGTCCGCTCCAACGACTGCGACCACCGCTTCCGCCCGCACAGCGCGTACGCCTGGCTGACCGGGCTGACCGGCGAGGACCAGCCCGGCCACGTACTGGTCCTCGAGCCGGACGGCGAGCCGGTGCTCTACCTGCGGCCGCGGGCACCACGCGACGAGGGCGGGGAGTTCTACCGGGACCGCAAGTACGGCGAGTTCTGGGTCGGCCGCCGCCCCGACCTGGCCGAGGCAGAGCGGCTGACCGGCCTCCGCTGCGCCCACCTGGACGGCCTCGCCCGCCTCGGCCCCGGCCGGGACGCCACCCGCGATCCCGAACTCGCCGCCGCGCTCAGCGAGTTGCGCCTGGTGAAGGACCCATGGGAGGTGGCCCAGCTCCAGCAGGCCGTGGATCACACCACCACCGGATTCGAGGACGTCGTCCGCGCCCTGCCCTCGGCCCTGCGGCACCCCCGCGGCGAACGCTGGATCGAGGGCGTCTTCCAGCTGCGCGCCCGCGCCGAGGGCAACGGCACGGGCTACGAGACCATCGCCGCCGCCGGCGCCCACGCCTGTGTGCTGCACTGGACCCGCAACGACGGCCCGCTCGACCCGCGGCAGCTGCTGCTGCTCGACGCGGGCGTGGAGACCGACGCGCTCTACACCGCCGACATCACCCGCACCCTGCCCCTGTCCGGGCGCTTCTCCCCCGTCCAGCGCCGGGTCTACGAACTGGTGCTCGCCGCGCAGGACGCCGGGATCGCCGCCCTCAAACCGGGCGCGAGCTTCCGCGACTTCCACCGCGCCTGTTCCACCGTGCTCGCCGAGGGCCTCGCCGACTGGGGCGTACTGCGCATCCCCGCCGCCCAGGCGCTCACCGCCGAGAGCGGCCTCCACCGGCGCTACACCCTGTGCGGCTCCGGCCATATGCTCGGGCTCGACGTCCACGACTGCGCCCGGGCCCGCGCGGAGCAGTACCTGGACGGCGTCCTGGAAGAGGGCCAGGTCCTCACCGTCGAACCGGGCCTCTACCTCCAGCCCGACGACACGACCCTGCCACTCGAACTGCGCGGGATCGGGGTACGCATCGAGGACGATCTGGTGATCACGGCCGACGGTGCCCGTCTGATGTCAACGGCCCTGCCCCGCACGGCCGATGCGGTGGAGGAGTGGATGGACCGGCTGCTGACCCCGTCCGGCTGA
- a CDS encoding phosphodiester glycosidase family protein, which translates to MPPVAFARPLAALAAVSALVLGAAGQATADTTPAPAPEPLPRVSTEMLRPVAPPAASGAPGTRSVADGDGLQTARSSRPVAPGVKLTSYDRLESDKWLRVDALSVDLAGGTKVDYLHPDQVAKRRTVSQLAAEHDAGPGRRTVAAINGDFFDINQTGAPEGNGIGDGRLVNSASAAGPAQAVGIGPADAGRVLQLYFDGTLTLPDGPHPLAALNAANVPATGIGAYTAQWGEADRAQTVDGARRTAEVTVVDGKVTKAATAPGKGPIPAGATVLLGRDAGADELSALAVGDAVSMEYRPRTDDGDLPRTALGGRELLVVDGKPVGHDGEGNNTTAPRTAVGFSRDGRTMQILTVDGRQADSGGVTLTELGLMMKDAGAYSALNLDGGGSSTLVAREPGSDTTRVENSPSDGAERTVPNGLALTAPDGSGRLKGFWVDTAMDRASAPTADPVRGGHPERVFPGLTRRLTAAGYDETYGPADGAPQWRTADSHIGRVGSDGTFTARHGGDTTVTARHGAAHGDLGLTVLDRLDRIQPTSRLVGLADAEATGRFGIVGLDAHGTSAPVEPSDVRLSYDHALFDIAPDARTGTFTVTARHDQAAGQVKVRVGGATTVLAVTVGLTERQEASFDDADGWTFSQARASGSAEATPDGHTGTGLRLDYDFTQSTATRAAYVTPPQQIEVDGQPQSFGLWIKGDGKGAWPTLHLKDAAGSDQLLRGPYVTWTGWRHVDFAVPAGVAYPLKVNRFYLAETAATRQYTGSVVIDDLSARVPPSVELPTESVRPDPLISTAARVRGRDWRFAVMSDAQFVARDPGSPIVAQARRTLREIKAAKPDFLVINGDLVDEGSPADLSFARTVLKEELGDELPWYYVPGNHEVMGGSIDNFTNEFGPAHRSFDHQGTRFLTLDTSRLGLRAGGFDQIKELRAQLDAAAKDPDVGSVMVIEHVPPRDPTPQQGSQLGDRKEAALLEGWLTDFRRTTGKGAGFIGSHVGTFHASRVDGVPYLINGNSGKNPATPPNQGGFTGWSMVGVDHVSARDQAAARHAPWQGGPDWVSVQTRAHVDGLTVTAPDNLHTGQAADITATVFQGEGIDARRVPVGFPLSADWTGSPRVHIGDPDDAGRRDVAAYDPASGKLTALRPGTATLAVSVNGATAQARFTVTAAAAAPAA; encoded by the coding sequence GTGCCTCCTGTCGCGTTCGCCAGACCCCTGGCGGCCCTGGCCGCGGTGTCCGCCCTTGTGCTGGGCGCCGCCGGCCAGGCCACCGCCGACACCACCCCCGCCCCGGCGCCCGAACCCCTGCCGCGGGTCTCCACGGAGATGCTGCGGCCGGTCGCGCCGCCCGCCGCCAGCGGTGCGCCGGGCACCCGATCGGTGGCCGACGGCGACGGGCTGCAGACCGCCCGCTCCTCGCGGCCGGTCGCCCCGGGGGTGAAGCTGACCTCGTACGACCGGCTGGAGTCGGACAAATGGCTGCGGGTCGACGCGCTGTCGGTGGACCTGGCCGGTGGCACCAAGGTCGACTATCTCCACCCCGACCAGGTCGCCAAGCGCCGGACGGTGTCCCAACTGGCCGCCGAGCACGACGCCGGGCCGGGGCGCCGCACGGTCGCGGCGATCAACGGTGACTTCTTCGACATCAACCAGACCGGCGCCCCCGAGGGCAACGGCATCGGCGACGGCCGCCTCGTCAACTCCGCCTCCGCGGCCGGGCCCGCCCAGGCCGTCGGCATCGGCCCGGCCGACGCGGGCCGCGTCCTCCAGCTCTACTTCGACGGCACCCTGACCCTCCCCGACGGCCCCCATCCGCTCGCGGCGCTCAACGCCGCCAACGTCCCGGCCACCGGGATCGGGGCGTACACCGCCCAGTGGGGCGAGGCGGACCGCGCCCAGACCGTGGACGGCGCACGGCGCACCGCCGAGGTCACGGTCGTGGACGGCAAGGTCACCAAGGCGGCCACCGCGCCCGGCAAGGGCCCGATCCCGGCCGGTGCGACCGTGCTGCTCGGCCGGGACGCCGGGGCCGACGAGCTGTCCGCACTGGCCGTCGGCGACGCGGTGTCGATGGAGTACCGGCCGCGCACCGACGACGGCGACCTGCCGCGCACGGCCCTCGGCGGCCGGGAACTGCTGGTGGTGGACGGCAAGCCGGTCGGCCACGACGGCGAGGGCAACAACACCACGGCGCCGCGCACCGCGGTCGGCTTCTCCCGCGACGGCCGCACCATGCAGATCCTCACCGTGGACGGGCGGCAGGCCGACAGCGGCGGCGTCACCCTCACCGAGCTGGGCCTGATGATGAAGGACGCGGGCGCCTACAGCGCGCTCAACCTCGACGGCGGCGGCTCCTCCACGCTCGTCGCCCGCGAACCCGGCAGCGACACCACCCGGGTGGAGAACAGCCCGTCCGACGGCGCCGAACGTACCGTCCCCAACGGCCTGGCCCTCACCGCGCCCGACGGCAGCGGCCGGCTCAAGGGCTTCTGGGTGGACACCGCGATGGACCGCGCGTCCGCGCCCACCGCCGACCCGGTCCGGGGCGGCCACCCCGAGCGGGTCTTCCCCGGGCTCACCCGCCGCCTCACCGCCGCCGGTTACGACGAGACGTACGGCCCGGCCGACGGCGCCCCGCAGTGGCGGACGGCCGATTCCCATATCGGCCGGGTCGGCTCCGACGGCACCTTCACCGCCCGGCACGGCGGTGACACCACCGTCACCGCCCGCCACGGCGCCGCCCACGGCGACCTCGGCCTCACCGTCCTGGACCGGCTGGACCGGATCCAGCCCACCAGCCGGCTGGTCGGCCTGGCCGACGCCGAGGCCACGGGCCGCTTCGGCATCGTCGGCCTGGACGCGCACGGCACCAGCGCCCCCGTCGAGCCGTCCGATGTGCGGCTCTCCTACGACCACGCGCTGTTCGACATCGCCCCGGACGCCCGGACGGGCACCTTCACCGTCACGGCGCGCCACGACCAGGCCGCGGGGCAGGTCAAGGTCCGCGTCGGCGGCGCCACCACGGTGCTCGCCGTCACCGTCGGCCTGACCGAGCGGCAGGAGGCGTCCTTCGACGACGCCGACGGCTGGACCTTCAGCCAGGCCCGCGCCTCCGGTTCGGCGGAGGCCACGCCCGACGGCCACACCGGCACCGGGCTGCGGCTGGACTACGACTTCACCCAGTCCACGGCCACCCGCGCCGCCTATGTCACCCCGCCCCAGCAGATCGAGGTGGACGGGCAGCCGCAGTCCTTCGGCCTGTGGATCAAGGGCGACGGCAAGGGGGCGTGGCCCACCCTGCACCTCAAGGACGCGGCCGGCTCCGACCAGTTGCTCCGCGGACCGTATGTGACCTGGACCGGATGGCGGCATGTCGACTTCGCCGTCCCGGCCGGAGTCGCGTATCCCCTGAAGGTCAACCGCTTCTACCTCGCCGAGACCGCCGCCACCCGCCAGTACACCGGCAGTGTCGTCATCGACGACCTGTCGGCACGGGTGCCGCCCTCCGTCGAACTGCCCACCGAGAGCGTGCGCCCCGATCCGCTGATCTCCACCGCCGCGCGGGTGCGGGGACGCGACTGGCGGTTCGCGGTGATGTCCGACGCGCAGTTCGTGGCCCGCGATCCCGGCAGCCCGATCGTCGCCCAGGCCCGCCGCACCCTGCGGGAGATCAAGGCGGCCAAGCCCGACTTCCTGGTGATCAACGGGGACCTGGTCGACGAGGGCTCCCCCGCCGATCTGTCCTTCGCCCGCACCGTGCTGAAGGAGGAGCTGGGCGATGAGCTGCCCTGGTACTACGTGCCCGGCAACCATGAGGTGATGGGAGGCTCCATCGACAACTTCACAAACGAATTCGGGCCCGCCCACCGCTCGTTCGACCACCAGGGCACCCGCTTCCTCACCCTGGACACCTCACGGCTGGGGCTGCGCGCCGGTGGCTTCGACCAGATCAAGGAGTTGCGCGCCCAGCTGGACGCGGCCGCGAAGGACCCCGACGTCGGCTCGGTGATGGTGATCGAGCATGTGCCGCCGCGCGACCCCACCCCACAGCAGGGCAGCCAGCTCGGCGACCGCAAGGAGGCGGCGCTGCTGGAGGGCTGGCTGACCGACTTCCGCCGCACGACGGGCAAGGGCGCGGGGTTCATCGGCAGCCACGTCGGCACCTTCCACGCCTCACGGGTGGACGGCGTCCCGTACCTGATCAACGGGAACTCGGGCAAGAACCCCGCCACCCCGCCCAACCAGGGCGGGTTCACCGGCTGGTCGATGGTCGGCGTGGACCACGTCTCCGCCCGGGACCAGGCGGCCGCGCGCCACGCACCGTGGCAGGGCGGCCCGGACTGGGTGTCCGTGCAGACCCGCGCCCATGTGGACGGGCTCACCGTCACCGCCCCGGACAACCTGCACACCGGGCAGGCCGCCGACATCACGGCGACCGTCTTCCAGGGCGAGGGGATCGATGCCCGCCGGGTGCCGGTCGGCTTCCCGCTGAGCGCGGACTGGACCGGCTCGCCACGCGTCCACATCGGCGATCCGGACGACGCCGGGCGCCGTGATGTGGCGGCGTACGACCCGGCCAGCGGCAAGCTGACCGCGCTGCGCCCGGGAACGGCCACCCTCGCGGTGAGCGTGAACGGCGCCACCGCACAGGCGCGGTTCACCGTCACCGCGGCGGCCGCGGCGCCCGCGGCCTGA
- a CDS encoding YchJ family protein, which produces MSRRTRRPQPARPTPASCPCGLPAAYDDCCGRLHRGQARATTAEQLMRSRYSAFAVGDEAYLLRSWHPTTRPSGAGPDPGLRWVRLEILGTTEGSAFHTTGTVEFRAHYTEGGRTGSLHENSRFVRHEGDWVYLDGVTGD; this is translated from the coding sequence ATGTCCCGACGTACCCGACGCCCGCAGCCGGCCCGCCCCACCCCGGCCTCCTGCCCCTGCGGGCTGCCCGCGGCCTACGACGACTGCTGCGGCCGGCTGCACCGCGGCCAGGCCCGCGCGACCACCGCCGAGCAGCTGATGCGCTCGCGCTACAGCGCCTTCGCCGTCGGGGACGAGGCGTATCTGCTGCGCAGCTGGCACCCCACCACCCGGCCGTCCGGTGCCGGGCCGGACCCGGGGCTGCGCTGGGTGCGCCTGGAGATCCTGGGCACCACCGAGGGCAGCGCGTTCCACACCACCGGCACCGTCGAGTTCCGCGCCCACTACACCGAGGGCGGCCGCACGGGCTCGCTCCACGAGAACAGCCGCTTCGTACGGCACGAGGGCGACTGGGTGTATCTCGACGGTGTGACCGGCGACTGA
- a CDS encoding tyrosine-type recombinase/integrase encodes MAARSQPRTAKETARDRYPRPLVQAAEAEWIWRQLSVRAMEDGAKPETVRLAVVVGLARASGARYGGLLRCTMSALDLDAGWVTIEHGKHRVPRRHGLDRGTVLVLRRWLRVRQELCAELEGSVPDALLLTVHHTHDNGVTVVAGLPITRQGLVLSWRRFVHRTNARYAGRRPPLPTRFEQVRRVWDT; translated from the coding sequence ATGGCAGCGCGGTCCCAGCCGCGGACGGCGAAGGAGACGGCGCGGGACCGCTATCCGCGGCCGCTGGTCCAGGCGGCGGAGGCGGAGTGGATCTGGCGGCAGCTGTCGGTGCGGGCGATGGAGGACGGCGCGAAGCCGGAGACCGTACGGCTGGCCGTGGTGGTGGGCCTGGCGCGGGCCAGCGGCGCCCGGTACGGCGGGCTGCTGCGCTGCACCATGTCGGCGCTGGACCTGGACGCCGGATGGGTGACCATCGAGCACGGCAAGCATCGCGTCCCGCGCCGGCACGGCCTGGACCGCGGCACCGTGCTGGTGCTGCGCCGCTGGCTGCGGGTGCGGCAGGAGCTCTGCGCGGAGCTGGAGGGGTCGGTGCCGGACGCGCTGTTGCTGACGGTGCACCACACCCATGACAACGGCGTGACCGTGGTCGCCGGGCTGCCCATCACCCGGCAGGGGCTGGTGCTCTCCTGGCGCCGCTTCGTCCACCGTACGAACGCCCGGTACGCCGGTCGCCGCCCACCGCTGCCCACCCGCTTCGAACAGGTCCGCCGGGTCTGGGACACCTGA
- a CDS encoding collagenase yields MLHPRSSRRLLPAAALVAALVMPLGQAAAAAPRDLAPSAHPWQPKAAPKPPPRPAANRFDHAQRLKREPQLSAPPAPAPRSVTTDGRPPGPLSGPATPHHHRKPSVAPCTLDGVTGLSPDQLADFLADPAVTADGCLRDLIWNWDPRLIPVMSDAHVQTVARRIASLAPGHDGANTGHLYEMFTYLHAVAYHDFSHDEIDTTDAPTVNAVRGAVDAFGAAPRTFDGTRANADTLREALIACSGPGGRQYQLGLVKNVLATMDPEHTATSRDQSWGNAALSALSLNYLGVYSGNQDGEFRAAVAADPGYRAAFKAFADYTHLKDTPNAWVVRDALLEYGRFGEIDSLRQQTITDLGALLPVTVRNFGEGSAPWGKVVSWLITLEACEPYGVCKKDIEKRIFPNTYSYDNGGIKVRTALDRATVDQLYYASKQVRAQFHRVLGTEEPLAGDPNTTLTIVLYASRSDYEVYHPMLTGMGTDNGGVYIERGATFYTYQRRVPQDSSLTLEELFRHEYTHYLNGRFAVPGSFGEGPWYEADRTTAMDEGSAEFFDGSTRDDGIRVRQSLVRDIINDTRGGRPRMTINEMLHATYDRDGFRFYSYAGTFFEFLWRDHPAKLQEMYRFIRADDPVAFDNWRNQQGADVNLQLQYDAFLDAQIAIVDDLFVPDTTYVPNQNLTLTDAAGAQSAFSRATGNQPVCKDNGDGEHGRFVCTGRITANLSDPGSLNKIFTEMSEAVDADLLDRSEPAAVDFGDMNCSFGRPTVTGNSGTADFSCEGPLRR; encoded by the coding sequence GTGTTACATCCGCGCTCCTCGCGCAGACTCCTGCCGGCCGCGGCCCTCGTCGCCGCGCTCGTGATGCCCCTCGGGCAGGCCGCCGCGGCCGCCCCCAGGGACCTCGCACCATCCGCCCATCCGTGGCAGCCGAAGGCGGCGCCGAAGCCCCCGCCGCGGCCCGCCGCCAACCGCTTCGACCACGCCCAACGCCTCAAGCGAGAACCGCAGTTGAGCGCTCCTCCGGCCCCCGCGCCGCGCTCCGTCACCACCGACGGACGGCCGCCCGGCCCGCTGTCCGGGCCGGCCACCCCGCACCACCACAGGAAGCCGTCGGTCGCCCCCTGCACTCTCGACGGCGTCACCGGGCTGAGCCCCGATCAGCTGGCCGACTTCCTCGCCGACCCCGCGGTCACCGCCGACGGCTGTCTGCGTGACCTCATCTGGAACTGGGACCCGCGGCTCATCCCCGTCATGTCCGACGCGCACGTCCAGACCGTGGCCCGGCGCATCGCCTCCCTCGCCCCCGGCCACGACGGCGCGAACACCGGTCACCTGTACGAGATGTTCACCTACCTGCACGCGGTGGCCTACCACGACTTCTCGCACGACGAGATCGACACCACCGACGCCCCCACCGTCAACGCGGTGCGCGGCGCGGTCGACGCCTTCGGCGCCGCGCCCCGCACCTTCGACGGCACCCGGGCCAACGCCGACACCCTGCGCGAGGCCCTGATCGCCTGCAGCGGGCCCGGCGGACGCCAGTACCAACTCGGCCTGGTCAAGAACGTCCTGGCCACCATGGACCCGGAACACACCGCCACCAGCAGGGACCAGTCCTGGGGCAACGCCGCCCTCTCCGCGCTCTCGCTGAACTACCTGGGCGTCTACTCCGGCAACCAGGACGGGGAGTTCCGGGCCGCGGTCGCCGCCGACCCCGGCTACCGTGCCGCCTTCAAGGCGTTCGCCGACTACACCCACCTCAAGGACACCCCCAACGCCTGGGTCGTCCGCGACGCCCTCCTCGAGTACGGCCGCTTCGGCGAGATCGACTCCCTGAGGCAGCAGACCATCACCGACCTCGGAGCCCTGCTGCCCGTCACCGTCCGGAACTTCGGCGAGGGCAGCGCGCCCTGGGGCAAGGTCGTCTCCTGGCTCATCACCCTCGAGGCGTGCGAGCCCTACGGCGTCTGCAAGAAGGACATCGAGAAGCGGATCTTCCCGAACACGTACTCCTACGACAACGGCGGCATCAAGGTCCGCACCGCCCTCGACCGCGCCACCGTCGATCAGCTCTACTATGCGTCCAAGCAGGTCAGGGCCCAGTTCCACCGGGTGCTCGGCACCGAGGAGCCGCTTGCGGGCGACCCGAACACCACGCTCACCATCGTGCTGTACGCCTCACGCTCCGACTACGAGGTCTACCATCCGATGCTCACCGGCATGGGCACCGACAACGGCGGTGTCTACATCGAGCGGGGCGCGACCTTCTACACCTACCAGCGCCGAGTGCCGCAGGACTCCTCCCTCACCCTGGAAGAGCTCTTCCGGCATGAGTACACCCACTACCTCAACGGCCGGTTCGCCGTCCCCGGCTCCTTCGGCGAGGGCCCCTGGTACGAGGCCGACCGCACGACCGCCATGGACGAGGGCAGCGCCGAGTTCTTCGACGGCTCGACCCGTGACGACGGCATCCGCGTACGCCAATCCCTGGTCCGCGACATCATCAACGACACCCGGGGCGGCAGGCCGCGGATGACGATCAACGAGATGCTGCACGCGACCTACGACCGCGACGGCTTCCGCTTCTACTCCTACGCGGGCACCTTCTTCGAGTTCCTGTGGCGCGACCACCCGGCGAAGCTCCAGGAGATGTACCGGTTCATCCGCGCCGACGACCCCGTCGCCTTCGACAACTGGCGCAACCAGCAGGGCGCGGACGTCAACCTCCAGCTGCAGTACGACGCGTTCCTCGACGCCCAGATAGCCATCGTCGACGACCTGTTCGTACCGGACACCACGTACGTGCCCAACCAGAACCTGACGCTCACCGACGCCGCCGGGGCGCAGAGTGCCTTCTCCCGGGCCACCGGCAACCAGCCCGTCTGCAAGGACAACGGCGACGGCGAGCACGGGCGGTTCGTCTGCACCGGCCGGATCACCGCGAACCTCAGCGATCCCGGCAGCCTCAACAAGATCTTCACGGAGATGTCCGAGGCGGTCGACGCCGATCTGCTCGACCGTTCCGAGCCCGCCGCCGTCGACTTCGGCGATATGAACTGCAGCTTCGGCCGGCCCACCGTGACGGGTAACTCCGGTACCGCGGACTTCAGTTGCGAGGGACCGCTGCGGCGGTGA